In Arthrobacter sp. StoSoilB5, one genomic interval encodes:
- a CDS encoding DUF2461 domain-containing protein produces the protein MSTFEGIPSAAFRFYEELEEHNNREWWLEHKDIYDAAVKEPLVALLSELEPEFGPAKIFRPNRDIRFSQDKSPYKTAQGAFAASQEGLGFYLQVSADGLLIGGGCHSYTPPQLARFRAAVDAPDSGGELQQIVDSVAAAGFAIQGEKLKTVPRGFDKDHPRAELLKHKSLSAGVEVGEPEWLSTPSAKQEIADRWEVLRPLVDWVGKHAAP, from the coding sequence ATGAGCACATTCGAAGGAATTCCGTCCGCAGCTTTCCGTTTCTATGAGGAACTGGAAGAGCACAACAACCGCGAGTGGTGGTTGGAGCACAAAGACATTTACGACGCCGCCGTCAAGGAGCCGCTGGTGGCCCTCCTTTCGGAGCTGGAGCCTGAGTTCGGGCCTGCGAAAATCTTCAGGCCGAACAGGGACATCAGGTTCTCCCAGGACAAGTCGCCCTACAAAACGGCCCAGGGGGCCTTCGCAGCGTCACAGGAAGGCCTCGGGTTCTACCTCCAAGTCAGTGCCGATGGTCTCTTGATCGGTGGCGGCTGCCATTCATATACTCCCCCGCAATTGGCACGCTTCCGCGCCGCTGTGGACGCTCCTGACAGCGGAGGGGAATTGCAGCAGATTGTGGACTCAGTTGCCGCAGCGGGTTTCGCCATCCAAGGCGAGAAGCTCAAGACCGTTCCGCGGGGCTTCGACAAAGATCACCCACGCGCCGAGCTCCTGAAGCACAAGTCCTTGTCTGCAGGGGTTGAGGTTGGTGAGCCTGAATGGCTCTCCACACCATCAGCAAAGCAGGAGATCGCTGATCGCTGGGAAGTGTTGAGGCCCTTGGTGGACTGGGTTGGGAAGCATGCAGCGCCATAA
- a CDS encoding FAD-dependent oxidoreductase gives MSNSAATTPKRPLRVAIVGAGPAGVYAADILTKSNEVKDGDVEVSIDLFEAYPAPYGLIRYGVAPDHPRIKGIVNALHKVLDRGDIRFLGNVTYGRDLTLHDFRAFYDAVIFSTGAIKDADLNIPGIGLEGSFGGADFVSWYDGHPDVPRDWPLDAKEIAVIGNGNVALDVARMLVKHPEELLVTEIPENVYEGLKKSPVTDVHVFGRRGPAQVKFTPLELRELSHCNDVDIVLYPEDFEFDEASDEAIRSNNQIKTMVNTMTNWLVEEHAESEQPSSRRLHLHFLHSPVEILDSPETPGKVSGIKFERMQLDGTGNVKGTGEFVEYPVQSVYRAIGYHGSPLEELPYDARRGVIPNDGGRVLDADGKPVPGIYATGWIKRGPVGLIGHTKGDALETIGCLLEDRLTLPPAENPDPQAIINLLEERGIEYTTWEGWNRLDAHEAALGAAWSESGNGNGVIRERIKVVPREEMIQISRG, from the coding sequence GTGTCCAACTCAGCCGCAACCACCCCCAAACGTCCGCTTCGCGTCGCCATCGTGGGCGCCGGTCCCGCCGGCGTGTACGCCGCCGACATCCTGACGAAATCCAACGAGGTCAAGGACGGGGACGTGGAGGTCAGTATCGATCTCTTTGAGGCGTACCCGGCCCCGTACGGGCTGATCCGCTACGGCGTGGCGCCAGACCATCCCCGCATCAAGGGCATCGTCAACGCCCTGCACAAAGTGCTGGACCGGGGCGACATCCGGTTCCTCGGTAACGTGACTTACGGCCGGGACCTGACTCTTCACGATTTCCGTGCTTTCTATGACGCCGTGATCTTCTCCACGGGTGCCATCAAGGACGCGGACCTCAACATCCCGGGTATCGGGTTGGAAGGTTCGTTCGGCGGCGCAGATTTCGTTTCCTGGTATGACGGACACCCGGATGTCCCGCGCGACTGGCCGTTGGATGCCAAGGAGATCGCGGTCATTGGAAACGGCAACGTTGCCCTCGATGTGGCCCGCATGCTGGTCAAGCACCCCGAGGAACTGCTGGTTACCGAGATCCCGGAAAATGTGTACGAAGGGTTGAAGAAATCACCCGTTACCGATGTCCACGTGTTTGGGCGCCGCGGTCCTGCGCAGGTGAAGTTCACCCCGTTGGAACTGCGGGAGCTGTCCCACTGCAACGACGTAGACATCGTGCTTTACCCGGAGGACTTTGAGTTCGATGAAGCCTCAGACGAAGCAATCCGCAGCAATAACCAAATCAAGACCATGGTCAACACCATGACCAACTGGCTGGTGGAAGAACACGCGGAATCCGAGCAGCCATCCTCCCGCCGTCTGCACCTGCATTTCCTGCATAGCCCGGTGGAAATCCTGGACTCGCCGGAAACTCCCGGCAAGGTTTCCGGCATCAAGTTCGAGCGCATGCAGCTCGATGGAACCGGCAACGTCAAGGGCACCGGTGAGTTTGTGGAGTACCCCGTGCAGTCCGTCTACCGGGCCATCGGCTACCACGGCTCGCCTCTCGAAGAACTGCCATACGATGCCCGCCGCGGTGTGATACCGAACGACGGCGGTCGCGTCCTGGACGCCGACGGCAAGCCCGTGCCGGGAATCTATGCCACCGGCTGGATCAAGCGTGGACCTGTCGGCCTGATCGGTCATACCAAGGGCGATGCCCTGGAAACCATCGGCTGCCTCCTCGAAGACCGGCTCACGCTGCCTCCGGCCGAGAACCCGGATCCGCAGGCAATCATTAACCTCCTTGAGGAACGCGGCATTGAATACACCACGTGGGAGGGGTGGAACCGTCTGGATGCCCACGAGGCCGCCCTGGGTGCCGCGTGGTCCGAATCGGGCAACGGCAACGGCGTCATCCGCGAGCGCATCAAGGTAGTTCCTCGTGAGGAAATGATCCAGATCTCGCGCGGCTGA
- a CDS encoding amino acid permease yields the protein MNIFRTKSIEQSIADADEPGRKLKRSLSTWDLMIMGVAVAVGAGIFSVGAKAAANFAGPAVTISFAIAAVTCALAIMCYAEFATAIPVAGSAYVFTYATMGEVLAWIIGWNLILELFTAAAVIAKYWGIYLSKVFALMGLDIPPALSLGGVDLYWGAFLIVAIFTVLLVLGTKLSARVGNIFTLIKIAVVLFVIVVGFSYVKFSNYTPFIPASEPTTGTGAADVMKQSFFGFLTGAVPAQYGTLGIFAGAALVFFAFIGFDVVATSAEEVKNPQKTLPRGIFGGLAVVTLLYILVSLALTGMVSYTQLAEEKNPTLTTAFEAVGNNDAAKVIAFGSLVGLTTVIMVLLMGLSRVVLAMSRDGLLPRSLSKTSAKRSTPARLQIICGAAVALVAGLTNVDLLEEMINIGTLSAFVMVSLGILVLRKKRPDLNPAFRVPFGKVLPWVSAILCIYLMTNLAVETWIFFAIWLVIGMVIYFSYGQRHSRLNEKFASAKAAVNGGPATAAIKGDEDEDSFTKV from the coding sequence ATGAACATTTTCAGGACCAAGTCGATCGAGCAGTCGATCGCCGACGCCGACGAGCCCGGGCGCAAGCTGAAGCGAAGCCTCAGTACCTGGGACCTGATGATCATGGGTGTCGCCGTCGCTGTCGGTGCCGGTATCTTCTCCGTTGGCGCCAAGGCTGCTGCAAACTTTGCCGGCCCTGCCGTCACCATCTCCTTTGCCATCGCAGCTGTCACGTGTGCCTTGGCCATCATGTGCTACGCCGAATTCGCCACCGCAATTCCCGTGGCAGGCTCGGCCTACGTTTTTACATACGCCACCATGGGCGAGGTACTCGCGTGGATCATTGGATGGAACCTCATCCTCGAACTCTTCACTGCTGCTGCGGTAATCGCGAAGTACTGGGGCATCTACCTCAGCAAAGTCTTCGCCCTGATGGGCCTGGACATCCCGCCAGCGCTCAGCCTGGGCGGCGTTGACCTCTATTGGGGCGCCTTCCTCATTGTCGCTATCTTCACCGTGCTGCTGGTGCTGGGGACGAAGTTGTCCGCCCGCGTTGGCAACATCTTCACCTTGATCAAGATCGCCGTAGTGCTGTTCGTGATCGTCGTGGGCTTCAGCTATGTGAAGTTCTCCAACTACACACCGTTCATTCCCGCGTCCGAGCCCACTACCGGAACGGGTGCCGCTGATGTCATGAAGCAGTCCTTCTTCGGCTTCCTGACCGGTGCTGTTCCTGCCCAGTACGGCACCTTGGGTATCTTCGCTGGTGCTGCCCTCGTCTTCTTCGCGTTCATTGGCTTTGACGTGGTTGCAACCTCCGCGGAGGAGGTCAAGAACCCGCAGAAGACACTGCCGCGCGGTATCTTCGGTGGCCTGGCAGTGGTGACGCTGCTCTACATCCTGGTCTCCCTTGCGTTGACCGGCATGGTCTCCTACACCCAGCTGGCTGAGGAAAAGAACCCCACGTTGACCACGGCTTTCGAGGCCGTAGGCAACAATGATGCCGCCAAGGTCATTGCGTTCGGGTCCCTGGTGGGCCTGACCACGGTGATCATGGTGCTGCTCATGGGCCTTTCCCGCGTGGTGTTGGCCATGAGCCGCGACGGGTTGCTGCCGCGGTCTCTGTCAAAGACCAGCGCGAAGCGCTCCACTCCTGCACGCCTGCAGATCATTTGTGGTGCAGCAGTGGCCCTGGTGGCCGGGTTGACCAACGTGGATCTCCTCGAGGAAATGATCAACATCGGAACGTTGTCCGCCTTCGTGATGGTCAGCCTGGGCATTTTGGTCCTGCGCAAGAAGCGTCCGGACCTCAATCCCGCCTTCCGGGTGCCGTTCGGCAAAGTCCTGCCCTGGGTGTCCGCGATCCTGTGCATCTACCTCATGACCAACCTGGCAGTCGAGACCTGGATCTTCTTCGCGATCTGGCTGGTCATCGGCATGGTCATCTACTTCTCCTACGGGCAGCGCCACTCGCGGCTCAACGAGAAGTTCGCCTCAGCCAAGGCAGCTGTCAACGGCGGCCCCGCAACCGCGGCGATCAAGGGCGACGAGGACGAGGACTCCTTCACCAAGGTCTAA
- the rarD gene encoding EamA family transporter RarD produces the protein MRNIAPPFGVGDIVSTPEQITATSSSSNQPRVQSASSSEVESDGRTPGGRASGRKPVWSESTAGILFGIGAYSLWGLLPLYFLALQPAGAMEIVANRVVWSLIFCALLITVTRAWRVFGAAVKDRSVFGSLALAAGLIAINWLTYTFGVTTGHAVETSLGYFINPLVSVLLGVFVLKEKLRPLQWTAVGIGFVAVGVLTFSYGQLPWIALTLAFSFGLYGFVKKRVGPKVDALTSLSVETVVLAPFAAATMVVLGVSGVATLTAFGPGHFWLLLASGVITAVPLLFFGASARRLPMTTIGLLQYFAPILQFIVALAVFNETMTTARWIGFCVVWLALLVLTVDMLNTAKKNSSLKKKARIAAAAGA, from the coding sequence TTGCGGAATATTGCGCCGCCGTTTGGTGTTGGCGACATTGTGTCGACACCCGAGCAGATCACCGCAACCTCGTCCTCTTCCAACCAGCCCAGGGTCCAGAGTGCGTCCAGCAGTGAAGTAGAAAGCGATGGACGCACCCCAGGCGGCAGGGCTTCCGGACGGAAGCCGGTCTGGAGCGAGTCGACGGCGGGAATCCTGTTTGGCATTGGCGCTTACAGCTTGTGGGGGCTGCTTCCGCTGTACTTCCTGGCACTTCAACCAGCCGGGGCCATGGAAATCGTTGCCAACCGCGTCGTTTGGTCGTTGATCTTCTGTGCCTTGCTGATCACGGTCACGAGGGCTTGGAGGGTTTTTGGCGCAGCCGTGAAGGACCGCTCAGTCTTTGGCTCGCTGGCCTTGGCGGCTGGATTGATTGCCATCAACTGGCTCACCTATACCTTCGGCGTCACCACAGGACACGCAGTTGAAACGTCCCTTGGATACTTCATCAACCCCTTGGTGTCGGTCCTGCTCGGCGTATTCGTCCTCAAGGAGAAGTTGCGGCCACTCCAATGGACAGCAGTTGGAATCGGCTTCGTGGCAGTGGGCGTCCTGACCTTTTCCTACGGGCAACTTCCCTGGATCGCGTTGACCCTGGCCTTCAGCTTCGGTTTGTACGGATTCGTCAAGAAGCGCGTCGGCCCCAAGGTTGATGCGCTCACCAGTCTCTCCGTTGAGACAGTGGTCCTGGCCCCCTTTGCAGCCGCAACCATGGTTGTCCTGGGCGTGAGCGGCGTCGCGACACTCACCGCCTTTGGACCCGGTCATTTCTGGTTGCTTCTGGCATCTGGTGTCATCACGGCTGTGCCGCTGCTCTTCTTTGGCGCCTCGGCACGTCGTTTGCCCATGACCACCATCGGCCTGCTCCAATATTTCGCGCCGATTCTGCAGTTCATCGTGGCGCTGGCGGTCTTTAACGAGACCATGACCACGGCCCGCTGGATCGGATTCTGCGTGGTGTGGCTCGCCCTGCTGGTGCTCACTGTGGACATGCTGAACACGGCAAAGAAGAACTCGTCCCTGAAGAAGAAGGCCAGGATCGCGGCCGCTGCGGGAGCTTAG
- a CDS encoding DUF779 domain-containing protein: MSQDILEASVTLPGEDFSRVALTGASVELLRKLWEQHGPLMFHQSGGCCDGSAPMCYPAGEFLTGDSDVLLGRFDISAGFGTGPGQDPKPLEFWMSREQFAYWSHTYLTVDVVPGRGSGFSVESPEGKRFLIRSTIMDWDVPEV; encoded by the coding sequence ATGTCCCAGGACATCCTGGAGGCTTCGGTGACGCTGCCCGGGGAGGACTTCTCCCGGGTGGCGCTCACCGGAGCATCCGTGGAATTGCTGCGCAAACTCTGGGAGCAGCATGGGCCGCTCATGTTTCACCAATCCGGTGGGTGCTGCGACGGCTCCGCCCCCATGTGCTACCCGGCGGGGGAGTTTCTCACCGGTGATTCGGATGTCCTCCTCGGCAGGTTCGATATCAGCGCAGGCTTCGGAACCGGACCCGGCCAGGATCCAAAGCCTCTCGAGTTCTGGATGTCCAGGGAACAGTTCGCTTACTGGTCGCACACCTATCTCACCGTCGACGTGGTTCCCGGCCGGGGAAGCGGCTTCTCTGTAGAGTCCCCCGAGGGGAAGCGTTTCCTGATCCGCTCCACCATCATGGACTGGGACGTTCCGGAGGTTTAG
- a CDS encoding GAF domain-containing protein: MRNPIHPSVPGSEARGLVQKRALISHEQLDTLRAGSPGEIPGLRRLVRESWQRSASLQANPDVPEAPLAMDRDELEDYRRQHPLAAIMPVIRKLLVQPSHDSGLLVAVGDDVGRLLWVDGDPVMQRRAEGMMFVAGADWSEASVGTSAPGTALALDRSIQISGAEHFKRSVHPWSCTAVPFHDPDSGAVLGVVDITGTETAVAPHTVSLVEATVAAAQAQLRIERLQLAAAVREKPRRRSSASASGRTLYRNSLQLLGRDQALLSIDGRTVSLSARHSEILAILCSQPAGLSADDLCAQLYPGDGSAVTLRAEMVRLRKVLHELSPGAVPESRPYRLPVELLPDSGQVLNCLQRGAHRIALEIYKGAVLPRSEAPGVVELRERVSHLLREALLSDGSVDSLLKYAELPEAKYDVELRLAVLKLLPPRSPKRAAVVADLERLESELTA; encoded by the coding sequence ATGAGGAATCCAATCCATCCGTCAGTTCCAGGCAGCGAGGCCCGGGGACTTGTGCAGAAGCGCGCCCTGATCAGCCATGAACAACTGGATACCCTGCGGGCCGGATCTCCTGGGGAAATCCCGGGCCTCCGGCGCTTGGTCCGCGAGTCCTGGCAGCGTTCGGCCAGCCTCCAGGCCAATCCCGATGTTCCGGAAGCGCCGCTCGCGATGGACCGCGACGAGCTGGAGGACTACCGCAGGCAACACCCGCTGGCTGCAATCATGCCGGTCATCAGGAAATTGCTGGTCCAGCCAAGCCATGACAGTGGGCTGTTGGTGGCGGTGGGGGACGACGTCGGGCGGCTTTTGTGGGTAGATGGCGATCCCGTCATGCAGCGCAGGGCCGAAGGCATGATGTTTGTTGCGGGCGCCGATTGGTCCGAAGCCTCTGTGGGGACAAGCGCGCCTGGGACGGCGCTGGCCCTGGACCGCAGCATCCAGATCTCAGGCGCTGAGCACTTCAAGAGATCGGTTCACCCGTGGAGTTGTACCGCTGTTCCTTTCCATGATCCGGATTCCGGTGCCGTGCTGGGCGTCGTGGACATCACTGGAACGGAGACTGCGGTGGCCCCGCATACGGTATCCCTGGTGGAAGCAACCGTTGCGGCGGCGCAGGCGCAGTTGCGCATTGAACGCCTCCAGCTTGCCGCCGCTGTCCGGGAGAAACCACGACGCCGGAGTTCAGCTTCCGCTTCGGGCCGCACTCTGTATCGGAACAGCCTGCAGTTGCTGGGGCGCGATCAAGCGCTCCTTAGTATCGATGGCCGGACGGTTTCCTTGTCGGCCCGGCACAGCGAAATCCTGGCTATCCTTTGCAGCCAACCGGCCGGCCTCAGCGCAGATGATCTCTGCGCCCAGCTATACCCCGGAGATGGCTCGGCCGTGACCCTGCGCGCGGAAATGGTGCGCCTGCGCAAGGTGCTCCATGAGCTCAGCCCGGGGGCCGTTCCCGAATCGCGGCCATACCGGTTGCCCGTCGAGTTGCTTCCCGATTCCGGTCAAGTGCTCAACTGCCTGCAGCGGGGTGCCCATCGGATTGCCTTGGAGATCTACAAAGGAGCAGTCCTGCCGCGCTCGGAGGCGCCAGGCGTCGTGGAGTTGCGTGAGCGGGTTTCGCATCTGTTGCGGGAAGCGCTGCTCAGCGACGGCAGCGTTGATTCGCTCCTGAAGTACGCTGAGCTGCCCGAAGCGAAGTACGACGTCGAACTCCGCCTTGCTGTCCTGAAGCTGCTGCCGCCGCGCTCACCCAAGCGCGCCGCCGTCGTGGCCGATCTTGAACGGCTCGAGAGCGAACTGACAGCCTGA
- the adhP gene encoding alcohol dehydrogenase AdhP — MSTTMQAAVVTEFGTDLKVMDVERPTPGPGQALVRLITSGVCHTDLHAAEGDWPVKPTPPFVPGHEGVGEVVALGEGVTDVAIGDLVGNAWLWSACGDCQYCRTGWETLCESQQNGGYSVDGSFGEYMLVDTRFAARIPEGSDPVEVAPVLCAGVTVYKGLKMTEARPGQWVTISGIGGLGHIAVQYAVAMGLRVAAVDIADDKLALAKEHGAELTVNALHEDPAEVIQRETGGCHGVLVTAVHPSAFGQAIGMARRGGTIVFNGLPPGDFPAPIFEIVLKGLTVRGSIVGTRQDLEEALEFYAQGKIKPTVSTRELSEVNAVFDEMKHAKIDGRVVLKF, encoded by the coding sequence ATGTCTACAACCATGCAAGCTGCAGTAGTTACGGAGTTCGGAACCGACCTTAAAGTCATGGACGTGGAAAGGCCGACGCCGGGTCCCGGCCAAGCGCTGGTCCGCCTGATCACGTCGGGGGTATGCCATACCGACCTGCACGCGGCCGAGGGTGATTGGCCGGTCAAACCTACACCTCCGTTCGTACCTGGACACGAGGGAGTGGGTGAAGTAGTGGCCCTTGGCGAGGGGGTAACGGACGTTGCCATCGGGGACCTTGTTGGCAACGCCTGGCTGTGGTCTGCCTGCGGAGATTGCCAGTACTGCCGCACTGGATGGGAGACCCTGTGCGAGTCCCAGCAGAACGGTGGCTACAGCGTGGATGGCTCATTCGGCGAGTACATGTTGGTGGATACGCGTTTTGCAGCGCGCATCCCGGAGGGCTCCGATCCTGTGGAGGTTGCTCCGGTACTGTGCGCCGGAGTCACCGTCTACAAGGGCTTGAAGATGACCGAAGCCAGGCCGGGTCAGTGGGTCACCATCTCCGGAATCGGCGGACTGGGACACATTGCCGTCCAGTACGCGGTGGCCATGGGGCTGCGTGTGGCGGCCGTGGATATTGCCGACGACAAGCTGGCGTTGGCCAAGGAGCACGGCGCTGAGCTGACGGTCAACGCACTGCATGAGGATCCAGCAGAGGTCATCCAGCGCGAAACCGGCGGCTGCCATGGCGTCCTGGTCACGGCGGTGCACCCCTCTGCTTTCGGGCAGGCCATCGGCATGGCCCGGCGCGGCGGAACAATCGTCTTCAACGGCCTTCCTCCTGGTGACTTCCCGGCCCCGATCTTCGAGATCGTCCTGAAGGGACTCACCGTGCGGGGATCGATTGTGGGCACGCGCCAGGACCTTGAAGAGGCTCTGGAGTTCTATGCGCAGGGCAAAATCAAGCCAACGGTTTCCACGAGAGAGCTCTCCGAAGTCAATGCAGTCTTTGACGAGATGAAGCACGCCAAGATCGACGGCCGAGTGGTTCTGAAGTTCTGA
- a CDS encoding aldehyde dehydrogenase family protein — protein MTVYAQPGAEGSKVTFKDRYENWIGGEWVAPVKGAYFENITPVTGKAFCEVARGTSEDIELALDAAHKVAPSWGKTSAAERAAILNKIADRIDENVELLAVAETWDNGKPVRETLNADIPLAADHFRYFASAVRAQEGHLSQLDDDTTAYHFKEPLGVVGQIIPWNFPILMAVWKLAPALAAGNAVVLKPAEQTPTSILVLMELIGDLLPAGVVNVVNGFGVEAGKPLASSPRIRKIAFTGETTTGRLISQYASNNLIPVTLELGGKSPNIFFDDVAAQDDAFYDKAQEGFTLFAFNQGEVCTCPSRALVQEGIYESFMADVVARTNKIIQGNPLDTETQIGAQASNDQLEKILSYIDIGKQEGAKVLTGGARAELSGDLAGGYYVQPTIFEGHNRMRIFQEEIFGPVVSVTKFSDYNDAIGIANDTLYGLGAGVWSRNGNVAYRAGREIQAGRVWVNNYHAYPAGAAFGGYKSSGIGRENHAMMLDHYQQTKNLLVSYNENKLGFF, from the coding sequence ATGACCGTTTATGCACAGCCGGGCGCCGAGGGTTCGAAGGTTACCTTCAAGGACCGGTACGAGAACTGGATTGGCGGGGAATGGGTTGCTCCCGTCAAGGGCGCCTACTTCGAAAACATCACGCCCGTCACAGGCAAAGCTTTCTGCGAGGTTGCCCGCGGCACGTCCGAGGACATCGAACTGGCCCTCGACGCCGCGCACAAGGTCGCGCCATCCTGGGGTAAGACGTCAGCGGCAGAACGAGCCGCGATTCTGAACAAGATCGCAGACCGCATAGACGAGAACGTGGAACTGCTCGCCGTTGCCGAGACCTGGGACAACGGCAAGCCCGTCCGGGAGACCCTCAACGCGGACATTCCGTTGGCGGCCGATCACTTCCGCTACTTCGCTTCGGCTGTCCGTGCCCAGGAAGGCCACCTTTCGCAGCTTGATGACGACACCACCGCCTACCACTTCAAGGAACCGCTGGGCGTGGTTGGCCAGATCATCCCTTGGAACTTCCCCATCCTCATGGCCGTGTGGAAGCTGGCCCCCGCGCTCGCCGCCGGTAACGCGGTGGTGCTCAAGCCCGCCGAACAGACACCGACGTCGATCCTGGTGCTCATGGAATTGATCGGGGACCTGCTGCCGGCGGGCGTAGTGAACGTCGTCAACGGTTTCGGCGTCGAAGCCGGAAAGCCGTTGGCTTCCAGTCCGCGCATCCGCAAGATCGCCTTCACTGGTGAGACCACCACGGGCCGGCTTATCAGCCAATATGCGTCCAACAACCTCATTCCGGTCACGTTGGAACTTGGCGGCAAAAGCCCCAACATCTTCTTCGACGACGTCGCGGCCCAGGATGACGCTTTCTACGACAAAGCACAGGAGGGCTTCACGCTGTTTGCCTTCAACCAGGGTGAGGTCTGCACCTGTCCGTCACGTGCCTTGGTCCAGGAGGGCATCTACGAGTCCTTCATGGCAGACGTTGTAGCCCGAACCAACAAGATCATCCAGGGCAACCCGCTGGACACGGAAACCCAGATCGGTGCCCAGGCTTCCAACGACCAACTGGAGAAGATCCTCTCCTACATCGACATTGGGAAGCAGGAGGGCGCCAAAGTCCTCACCGGGGGCGCGCGGGCTGAACTGTCCGGTGACCTGGCCGGCGGCTACTACGTGCAGCCCACCATTTTCGAAGGCCACAACCGGATGCGGATCTTCCAGGAGGAGATCTTCGGGCCTGTGGTCTCTGTGACCAAGTTCAGCGACTACAACGACGCCATCGGCATCGCCAATGACACCTTGTACGGCCTGGGTGCCGGCGTATGGTCACGAAACGGAAATGTCGCCTACCGCGCGGGCAGGGAAATCCAGGCCGGCCGCGTGTGGGTCAACAATTACCACGCCTACCCGGCAGGTGCCGCCTTCGGTGGCTACAAGTCCTCAGGAATTGGCCGTGAAAACCACGCCATGATGCTGGACCACTACCAGCAGACCAAGAACCTCCTGGTCAGCTACAACGAGAACAAGCTCGGCTTCTTCTAA
- a CDS encoding catalase → MTAISTTQSGAPVTSDAHSKSVGADGAIILTDHYLVEKLAQFNRERVPERVVHAKGGGAFGTFKTTSDVSAYTKAAFLQPGVETDMLIRFSSVAGENGSPDTWRDPRGFAVKFYTSEGNYDLVGNNTPVFFIRDGIKFPDFIHSQKRLPGTHLRDADMQWDFWTLSPESAHQVTWLMGDRGLPASWREMQGYGSHTYQWINAAGERFWVKYHFKSNQGVKTITGDQAEQLAGSDADFYIRDLSENIEAGNFPSWELHVQVMPYEDAKTYRFNPFDLTKVWPHADYPLIHVGTMELNKNPENYFAQIEQATFAPSNFVPGIAASPDKMLQARIFSYADAHRYRVGTNHAQIPVNQPKNQVNNYSQDGAGRYLFNAPTTPVYAPNSVGGPAAVEPASPAGGWENDGELTLSAHTLHSEDSDFGQAGTLYREVYDDAAKARLLDTITGAVGGVKSADIKERAIQYWTNVDAELGAKLRANLGAGQTSSDAEAANKL, encoded by the coding sequence ATGACTGCTATTTCGACAACCCAGTCAGGTGCCCCCGTTACTTCCGACGCGCACTCCAAGTCCGTCGGCGCCGACGGTGCCATCATCCTGACCGACCACTACCTGGTGGAAAAGCTTGCCCAGTTCAACCGCGAGCGGGTCCCGGAGCGTGTAGTGCACGCCAAGGGTGGCGGCGCTTTCGGTACGTTCAAGACCACCTCGGACGTCTCGGCCTACACCAAGGCCGCGTTCCTGCAGCCGGGCGTCGAGACGGACATGCTGATCCGTTTCTCCTCCGTTGCCGGCGAGAATGGTTCTCCTGACACGTGGCGCGACCCCCGCGGTTTCGCCGTGAAGTTCTACACCTCCGAGGGCAACTACGACCTCGTGGGCAACAACACCCCGGTGTTCTTCATCCGCGACGGCATCAAGTTCCCGGACTTCATCCACTCCCAGAAGCGCCTCCCGGGTACCCACCTGCGTGACGCTGACATGCAGTGGGACTTCTGGACCCTCTCCCCCGAGTCCGCACACCAGGTCACCTGGCTCATGGGCGACCGTGGCCTCCCGGCTTCCTGGCGCGAAATGCAGGGCTACGGCTCGCACACCTACCAGTGGATCAACGCCGCTGGTGAGCGCTTCTGGGTCAAGTACCACTTCAAGTCCAACCAGGGCGTCAAGACCATCACGGGCGACCAGGCTGAGCAGCTGGCAGGCTCGGATGCAGACTTCTACATCCGCGACCTCTCCGAGAACATCGAAGCCGGCAACTTCCCCTCCTGGGAACTGCACGTCCAGGTCATGCCGTACGAAGATGCCAAGACCTACCGCTTCAACCCGTTCGACCTCACCAAGGTTTGGCCGCACGCGGACTACCCGCTGATCCACGTGGGCACCATGGAGCTGAACAAGAACCCGGAGAACTACTTCGCGCAGATCGAGCAGGCCACCTTCGCGCCGTCGAACTTCGTACCGGGTATCGCCGCCTCGCCGGACAAGATGCTGCAGGCCCGCATCTTCTCCTACGCCGATGCACACCGCTACCGCGTGGGTACCAACCACGCCCAGATCCCGGTGAACCAGCCCAAGAACCAGGTCAACAACTACAGCCAGGACGGCGCCGGACGTTACCTGTTCAACGCCCCCACCACCCCGGTCTACGCACCGAACTCCGTTGGTGGCCCGGCTGCTGTTGAGCCGGCTTCCCCGGCCGGCGGCTGGGAGAACGACGGCGAGCTCACGCTTTCCGCACACACCCTCCACTCCGAGGACAGCGACTTCGGCCAGGCCGGTACCTTGTACCGCGAGGTCTACGACGACGCCGCCAAGGCACGCCTGCTGGACACCATCACCGGTGCCGTTGGCGGCGTGAAGAGCGCCGACATCAAGGAACGCGCCATCCAGTACTGGACCAACGTTGACGCCGAACTCGGCGCCAAGCTGCGCGCCAACCTCGGTGCCGGCCAGACCTCCTCCGACGCCGAAGCAGCCAACAAGCTCTAA